A region from the Bacteroidales bacterium genome encodes:
- a CDS encoding ATP-binding protein yields the protein MMRSDYNRKILNELIKPVNPHTNKVIVLLGARRTGKTYILTKLRNKVKNTLFLNGDDYKTTSLLQNKTIDEYKKIIGNNKIFIIDEAQNIENIGHILKIMHDNIPELKIIATGSSAFDLTNKLGEPLTGRKKTIRIFPMAQAELSEYENYFETHERLPERLLYGSYPEIFHYNSYDEKREYLYELINSYLLKDILILDNIKNSDKLLNILKLLSFQVGGEVSLNEIAGKIGISKNTVERYIDLLKKVFVIFEIKAYSNNKRKEISKMSRYYFADNGVRNAVINNFNDIDLRNDIGQLWENYIISERVKYLSYNKIYADTYFWRSYSQQEIDWIEEIDGKLDAYEIKYTKKKVKIPPQWQRYYQNYTFKLINRDNYLDFISEF from the coding sequence ATGATGAGAAGTGATTACAACCGTAAAATACTCAACGAATTAATAAAACCCGTTAATCCGCACACAAACAAAGTAATTGTTTTGCTTGGAGCAAGACGAACAGGAAAAACCTATATCCTGACAAAATTAAGAAATAAAGTAAAAAACACACTTTTCCTTAACGGCGATGATTACAAAACAACAAGCCTCTTGCAAAACAAAACCATAGACGAATACAAAAAAATAATAGGCAACAACAAAATTTTCATAATAGATGAGGCTCAAAACATTGAAAATATCGGGCATATTCTAAAAATAATGCACGATAATATTCCGGAGCTGAAAATAATTGCAACAGGTTCATCGGCATTTGATTTGACTAATAAACTTGGCGAACCGCTTACAGGCAGAAAAAAAACAATTCGTATTTTCCCGATGGCACAAGCCGAACTTTCAGAATATGAAAATTATTTTGAAACACACGAACGATTGCCTGAAAGGTTGCTGTACGGAAGTTATCCCGAAATATTTCATTACAATAGTTACGATGAAAAAAGAGAATATCTCTACGAATTAATAAATTCATATCTTTTAAAAGACATTTTAATACTCGATAATATTAAAAACTCAGATAAATTGTTAAATATCCTGAAATTATTATCTTTTCAAGTGGGGGGCGAAGTTTCGTTGAACGAAATTGCCGGAAAAATAGGCATCAGCAAAAACACCGTAGAGCGATACATTGATTTATTAAAAAAAGTATTTGTAATTTTTGAAATAAAAGCATACAGCAACAATAAGCGTAAAGAAATAAGCAAAATGTCGCGTTATTATTTTGCCGATAACGGAGTTCGCAATGCCGTAATAAATAATTTTAACGATATTGATTTGCGAAACGATATCGGGCAACTGTGGGAAAATTATATAATTTCGGAACGTGTTAAATATTTGTCATACAATAAAATATATGCAGATACATATTTCTGGCGAAGCTATTCGCAACAAGAAATAGATTGGATTGAAGAAATTGACGGCAAACTTGATGCTTACGAAATAAAATACACAAAAAAGAAAGTGAAAATTCCGCCGCAATGGCAAAGGTATTATCAAAATTACACTTTTAAATTAATCAATCGAGACAATTATCTTGATTTTATTTCTGAATTTTAG
- a CDS encoding nucleotidyl transferase AbiEii/AbiGii toxin family protein yields the protein MHTEILSNKQSELLSVVSNFSKDFYLVGGTAIALYLGHRMSIDFDLFTDKNVKRQSIKKRLEDLELKYTVLHEAYDQLHIIISGVKFTFFNFPFKIKHKQKLKDIVTMPSLLDLGAMKAFAFGGRAKWKDYVDMYFLLKNNIQLKEITNQAKNIFEDAFNIKLFHQQLSYFADIDYSEPVTFLSKNLPSDEEIKEFLTEKALTEF from the coding sequence ATGCACACTGAGATATTAAGCAACAAACAGTCTGAATTATTATCCGTTGTAAGTAATTTTTCTAAAGATTTTTATCTTGTGGGAGGCACGGCAATTGCTTTATACTTGGGACACAGAATGTCAATTGATTTTGATTTGTTTACCGATAAAAATGTTAAAAGGCAAAGTATAAAAAAAAGACTTGAAGACCTTGAATTAAAATATACTGTTTTACACGAAGCTTATGACCAACTTCATATTATTATAAGCGGAGTAAAATTTACTTTTTTCAATTTTCCGTTCAAAATTAAACACAAACAAAAATTAAAGGATATTGTTACAATGCCGTCATTACTAGATTTAGGAGCAATGAAAGCTTTTGCTTTTGGTGGCAGAGCAAAATGGAAAGATTATGTAGACATGTATTTTTTATTGAAAAATAATATTCAACTGAAAGAAATAACAAATCAAGCAAAAAACATTTTCGAAGATGCTTTTAATATTAAATTATTTCATCAACAACTTTCATATTTTGCCGACATAGATTATTCCGAACCTGTTACTTTTTTATCTAAAAACTTACCTTCGGACGAAGAAATAAAAGAATTTTTAACAGAGAAAGCTTTAACAGAATTTTAA
- a CDS encoding N-acetyl sugar amidotransferase, translating into MKHYVNPKFIPENYRQCTKTVMDNIADPNITFDQNGVCNYYYEYLASEKEHIFTGEAGKEKFDENIAKIKENGKGKKYDCILGVSGGVDSTYLAYIAKQENLRVLCVHFDNGWNSELAVKNIENIVTKLDFELETYVINWNEFKDLQLAYFKANVIDIEALTDHAISGTIYKIAANNGIKYILSGSNYVTESLLPKHWIFNKGDHVNIKDIHKKHGTIPLKTFPFFSLKEKHYYKKVKKIQTVDLLNYIPYNKSEVKKQIIENLDWKDYGGKHYESIFTRFYQGYILPNKFGVDKRKAHLSNLICSGQITKEKALEELSQPMYDKEQCEEDKEFVLKKLDFSEKEFEDYINAPRREHTDFKTEQSLYNTYPILKPLKPIGNFVKRILK; encoded by the coding sequence ATGAAACACTACGTAAATCCTAAATTTATACCTGAAAATTACCGGCAATGCACCAAAACGGTAATGGACAACATTGCCGACCCAAATATAACGTTTGACCAAAACGGTGTTTGCAATTATTATTATGAATACTTAGCATCTGAAAAAGAACATATTTTTACAGGAGAAGCAGGCAAGGAAAAATTTGACGAGAATATTGCAAAAATTAAAGAAAACGGAAAAGGTAAAAAATACGATTGTATTTTGGGCGTAAGCGGTGGGGTGGACAGCACATATTTGGCATACATTGCAAAACAAGAAAATTTAAGAGTTTTATGCGTGCATTTTGATAATGGTTGGAACTCAGAACTTGCCGTAAAAAACATTGAAAATATTGTAACTAAACTTGATTTTGAACTCGAAACTTATGTTATTAATTGGAATGAATTTAAAGATTTACAACTTGCATATTTTAAGGCTAATGTTATAGATATTGAAGCACTTACCGACCACGCAATAAGTGGAACTATATATAAGATTGCAGCAAATAACGGAATAAAATATATACTTTCCGGAAGTAATTATGTAACAGAGTCTCTCTTGCCAAAGCATTGGATTTTTAATAAAGGGGACCATGTTAATATTAAAGATATACACAAAAAACATGGAACAATACCATTGAAAACTTTTCCTTTTTTTAGCCTTAAAGAAAAGCATTACTATAAAAAAGTAAAAAAAATACAAACCGTAGATTTGCTGAATTATATACCATACAATAAATCAGAAGTAAAAAAACAAATTATTGAAAACTTAGATTGGAAAGATTACGGAGGAAAACATTACGAATCTATATTTACACGCTTTTATCAAGGTTATATTTTGCCGAATAAGTTTGGTGTAGATAAACGAAAAGCACACCTGTCAAACTTAATCTGCTCAGGGCAGATTACAAAAGAAAAAGCACTCGAAGAATTATCACAGCCCATGTATGACAAAGAACAGTGCGAAGAAGACAAAGAATTTGTCTTAAAAAAACTCGACTTTTCCGAAAAAGAATTTGAAGACTATATTAATGCACCTCGCAGAGAACATACCGATTTTAAAACAGAACAATCTTTATATAATACTTATCCTATTTTAAAACCGTTGAAACCCATAGGAAATTTTGTAAAAAGGATATTAAAATAA
- a CDS encoding glycosyltransferase: protein MIKNKNAIFVTHPKSLHSHVTGGVQLCSQEFLLILQKCGFNIEQYNLTYTKSIKDRVLIKLKIDNYRNFNIKELSGNINKHIKENDIAWVFINMATLVRIARPIKEKFGNKVKIVMLSHGNHSGDFLHLTTKPIFKRNFITKFRDIARLGYLIHTESLYRVKYLDAVLTVSDAETQIENWFGAKKTILVPRLLEDKSLKLLTNYARVGFVGRLDHPPNFQGITFLLDELKKIKNKNYKVRLVGAPDNWGKKIEAMYDFVEYTGELSDEDLDKEVATWSLFLNTVFWYSTGVTTKLAWAINRGVPIVTTTPGMRGYKWKKGKLPITETPIEMANFIENHVLEEAKIETLKNEIVKIRNSSYTADEIAENIRKELEKL, encoded by the coding sequence ATGATAAAAAATAAAAACGCAATATTTGTAACTCACCCAAAGTCATTACATAGTCATGTTACAGGTGGTGTGCAGTTATGCTCACAAGAATTTTTATTAATTCTTCAAAAATGTGGTTTTAATATAGAACAGTATAATTTGACATATACTAAAAGTATAAAAGACAGGGTTTTAATAAAATTAAAAATAGATAATTATCGTAATTTTAATATTAAAGAACTCTCAGGAAATATTAATAAACATATTAAAGAAAATGATATTGCTTGGGTTTTTATAAATATGGCAACTCTTGTTCGTATTGCAAGACCCATAAAAGAAAAATTTGGTAATAAAGTAAAAATTGTAATGCTTTCGCACGGAAATCACAGTGGCGATTTTTTACATCTTACAACAAAACCTATTTTTAAACGAAATTTTATTACAAAATTCAGAGATATTGCTCGGCTCGGATATTTAATACACACAGAATCTTTGTATAGAGTGAAATATCTTGATGCAGTATTGACTGTTTCCGATGCCGAAACACAAATTGAAAACTGGTTTGGAGCAAAAAAAACAATACTTGTTCCTCGCTTATTAGAGGATAAAAGTTTAAAATTGCTTACAAATTATGCAAGAGTTGGATTTGTCGGCAGGTTAGACCACCCTCCGAATTTTCAAGGTATTACTTTTTTGCTTGATGAGTTGAAAAAGATAAAAAACAAAAACTATAAAGTAAGATTAGTTGGAGCTCCCGACAACTGGGGCAAGAAAATTGAAGCAATGTATGATTTTGTAGAATATACCGGCGAATTATCAGACGAAGATTTAGATAAAGAGGTTGCTACTTGGTCGTTGTTTTTAAATACAGTTTTTTGGTATTCAACGGGGGTTACTACAAAGTTAGCATGGGCAATTAACAGAGGTGTGCCGATTGTAACAACAACTCCGGGAATGAGAGGCTATAAGTGGAAAAAAGGAAAATTACCGATTACAGAAACTCCTATAGAAATGGCAAATTTTATTGAAAATCATGTTTTAGAAGAAGCAAAAATTGAAACCCTTAAAAATGAAATAGTTAAAATTCGTAATAGTTCATACACCGCTGATGAAATTGCTGAAAATATTAGAAAAGAATTAGAAAAGTTATGA
- a CDS encoding AglZ/HisF2 family acetamidino modification protein, with product MKRIRVIPVLLLQNGGLVKTVKFKKPNYIGDPINAVKIFNEKEVDELIFLDIEATKLGKEPDYNKIDEIASECFMPLGYGGGIRNLEQVKRIIGIGVEKVILNSSAVSNPKLIGEIAKIYGNQCSVVSIDVKKDMFGKHICYTTSGKNKVKQKIIDFVKFAENEGAGEIIITSIDREGTFKGYDIDLIKKVSENVNIPVVANGGASKVEDFTDAILNGGASAVSAGSLFVYKSANRGVLINYPSPQELKELVFKKIS from the coding sequence ATGAAAAGAATAAGAGTAATACCGGTTTTACTGCTTCAAAACGGAGGTTTGGTAAAAACCGTAAAATTTAAAAAACCGAATTATATCGGCGACCCGATAAATGCCGTTAAAATTTTTAACGAAAAAGAAGTTGACGAACTGATTTTTTTAGATATTGAAGCCACAAAACTCGGAAAAGAACCCGATTATAATAAAATTGACGAAATAGCATCGGAATGTTTTATGCCTCTGGGCTACGGCGGCGGAATACGAAATCTTGAACAAGTTAAACGAATAATAGGAATCGGCGTTGAAAAAGTAATTTTAAATTCATCAGCCGTTTCAAATCCTAAATTGATTGGCGAAATTGCAAAAATATACGGCAATCAATGTTCCGTAGTTTCAATTGACGTAAAAAAAGACATGTTCGGAAAACATATTTGTTACACAACTTCCGGAAAAAATAAAGTTAAGCAAAAAATTATTGATTTTGTTAAATTTGCAGAAAATGAAGGAGCAGGCGAAATTATCATAACATCAATCGACCGTGAAGGAACTTTTAAAGGCTATGATATTGATTTAATAAAAAAAGTAAGCGAAAATGTGAACATTCCTGTTGTTGCAAACGGCGGAGCAAGCAAAGTCGAGGATTTTACAGACGCAATATTAAACGGCGGAGCATCAGCAGTTTCGGCAGGCTCATTGTTTGTTTATAAAAGTGCAAACAGAGGTGTTTTAATAAATTATCCTTCCCCGCAAGAATTAAAAGAACTTGTTTTTAAGAAAATTTCTTAA